CTATTTTCAATAGCAAGGTGAAGCTGAGAGGATGCGCAAGTCCTCCCTTGATAGAGTATACAGTGTCATAAACACATAAATACACACTAGGGTGTGGTGTCctcaaaaaatttgatttttaggtATTGaaattgttgtattaatatagttgtaaataatatgaatattgttgtattaatatacttttacacaTACAACATAATCTGTTCAAAGTTCCGCTCTATAATGACACAGTGCCACACGCATATTTCAAAATTGCTTGAATCTcattgaataattgtttaaatgtgGGACCCCCaccatattttttagataataatttataacatacttTAAACCTAagcaaatttgtttttagtgtTTTAATGTCCTTTAATGTTTGTAGTAAAACTTAATCCAATAAAATGTATGCACCTCCTAGTATCAgccatatatataaaattataaaagacaaTACATatcattgttaaattaaaaataataataataaacatattaaaaggATATCTGGATGGCTGACCCAATGTGTTTCATTCATCCAGTAATGTACAGTATCGTTAGACAACAGCGAATCATAGCtttgttttaaatagttaatatctTCCACATCTATACCCTTAGTAAGGAACTCAAATAATACAGTTGCTTCTTGTACCATATCTCGtttgttgaaatatttagttttaacttgGTTATCACGATGTTTTTGTACAATTAACTGATTCgtgttttctattttattgttatctctGACAGTTAAGggctgtttaattttttttggaaaaacttctggtattttttgttcatttattaCTGGTTGGATTATTACATTCTTAGACTTATCATTTATGTCGATATCAGTTTCCCAATCAGATATAGGAGGAGGACTGTATACCTGTTGAGGCATACAATATGAATGATCTGAAAATACTCCACTTGGGGTTTCTTCAGTGGGGGTTTTTTCTCCATTAAGTAAACGTTTTTTAGGTTCAACTTCTTCATCTAAATGTTCATCTTCAATTTTTCGTTTCAAAGCTTTATCATCACGTTTATACTTCACAAATGATCCTTCTTCATCAGAACTTGGTAAAGTATCTATTTCTACAGGAGTTTCATTTCCAGTAGGTGTGAGCTccctaaaaacaaatatatttaaggctcataaaacatatattacatattaaatttgactttttaattattcattgaaATTTGCCTACCTGACCCTATCAAAATCATCCATTGTCATagttttgcataattttttcaatttattttgccAGACGAATCCGTCAGATGAACCCTCATTACTAGAGCTATCATCACTAGACTCTTCCTCAGAAGAACTATGAACTGACGGTTCAGAAGTAGAAGAATTACTATCACTGTCAAACAGGTCTCTTCCCAAACGTTTTCGTTCCGCAAATGTAGGTCTAGTCACTTCATCATCATcaatcttaaaacaaataaatatattaattaacaagtatttaataataaataaattaaacgtacATCTTTGGCTTCATTGTCTGACGTTATAACCATTTCTTCTTGATCACTTCCGTAATCATCTTGTTCGTTTGTTTTCTTGGGTGATGGTTCCTTCTTTTTTCTCTGTAAATtgcaatcaaatattttattaaaaaggaTATATTAGCAATTTGAGTATTTAAACTAACATTTTGTGTTATGAAACGGTCTGTCAGTCTACTGTGTGTCGACTAAAACGGGGtacactatataattaaattacttgtATTACTCAGaatcctatacatatttttgaattctgtttgcCGGACATGAAACTAGACTAATTGATCATCAATGTCTATCagacagaatttaaaaatattaatagagtACTGAAAAATGTAGATAATTGAGTAATTGAGAGTAACTAGGTTCTGCGGACACACAATATATGTTTACaaataagtcaaaatttaaacaatcaTAGAAAATAAATGTGGTTTCACGCTTaacttttatttagtttttgtaaacaaaatttgtaaGGAACATTGTATTGAATTACCAAGTTTTTTTATAgagcataaaaatgtttaattttaaacatctattaagtcaaaatatttttttaaattaaattttgaatagaaAATGGTATGTTTGTCCAAATTTAGTTTtgcataaacattaaaatttttttcctcACTTCTAATCTCTATGTAATTAGAAGATTAAAGCATTTTCtactattaaaaatgtcttcagactgaataaataatcatattgtaCAACAAATACAGTGGATTCCACTTAATGTGAGCACCGGTCAATACGGGCAACAGCGTAATATGGGAAAAATGGTCTGGTCTCAATTCCAATGTATACTGTCTAACTAATTTCGGTTTATAAGGCCAACCACTTAATGTGGGCAATTGAGTTAGGTCTCAATGTGTCAAAATTAATCCACTGTACTTTCATATTCATtgcttttatttgaatataaaatatccctTTAATTGAAACTGCCTAACTTAAGATATTCTCTGTTCAACCATCTTTCTTAACAACACAATTCTTCTATAAAAACACTGATTTGTCCTGAAATGagttaataaattcaaattttgggaTCGACTTAATTTTGGAAGCTCATATctaaatttgtttcaaattatCCAATCAACCTATGATTATAAGCTAAAACACTATGGCACCAACCTTTACACCTCACAACAACCTTAAGCCATCAACAATCAAGCTGAAGTAATGTCACATCTATCTTATTCATAACATCATCCAGTTTTATTATAATCCCACAATAAGTTgacccatttttttaaattttatatattttaaatcatcttattcaatatatatatttgttaataataaaaaagtatatacatatataaaacaaGTTAACTTACACGGAATGATGGCATTTTAGGAATAGCTGCTCGGAACCCTAAACCTAATCCACTTAGAGCTAACGTTTCTAAGCCTTCTGTACCAGCTTCCAAGATGCTATTAAGGTTAGGAGCTGGTTGTGCAGATTTAGGCTCTTCGTTAGTGACACTAGtagactataaataatttaaaaaatgtcaataacttcaaaacaaatTCTAAGTagataaaatttacttttgactgCCTTTCAGCTTCTTCCCACCACTGATCCAAAGCATTAAAAGCTACAGCTGTTCCCATTTTCTTCATAAGGTCGCGTTTAATAATAACTCTTAACTCATATAACACTGCAttcattaaatttctaaaataaaaatatttaatattagtattataaatgaaactgtttttgaaattaataacacATACTTTCTAAGTTCCGCtgggtaatttttattttcaggcCTATCACGTGATAGTTTTGGTTCATAAAAGTCAGCTCTAGGTAGCGGAGGACCATATGGATAATTAGGAGGGTATGGAAAATATTGATAGCCATAATGATTGTTAAAATGTGGTGGATAATAATATCCTTGAGGAGGATAATTTGGCAATGGTGGATATTGAGGTGGTATATTAGGATCATTTTCCACAATTTTCTCATCGCGGGATGACAAACTAGATAAACTCATTGCATCATCAGGAGTATTTCCTTTAGGACTTGATCCCAACATGAATTCGTCATCACTGGAGCTGATATCACTGTGCAAAGAATCGTGCATATtcttattaattactaaaaccaaatgaaatatttattaattttttgtaacaaattatagtctaatgtttttatgatattaccatttcttatagtattatttaagaAGCTTTTTGCTTCTAATTTCTCTTTTTCTCTAGTAATTTTTAACTGTTCGGCTGcagtttcaaaacatttaatataaacatctttTGACAAGAAAGGTGACGGAGGATTAGAAAGTGGAGGTAATGTTTCTTCATCGTTGCTAATCTTTTCTTCATCTAAATCAGATTGATTGTCATTATCTCCGGGTGGTGGAGGAAGATTCAGACTAATATCATCATCAATGGTATCTTCCACAATATCAGAAACATCATCAGGATCTTTTTTTACAATAGATAAAAATGCAGATTCTACACTAGCACCTTGAGAAGACATGCCACTAAGCAACATTTCAATTCTTGTATCTAAATCCAATTTTGATTGTGCTTCAGAATCTAACTTAGAGGCTGGTGCTGGTGCAGGCACTGATATTGGTGCTGGTGCTGAAGGTAAAGGTGGGGGTATAGGACTAGATTCTCCCCACCAATGGTTATTTGGTACTGGAGGAACACTGCAAggatatcttaaaataaaaagtaataacaataagcaccatttaaaaataacttataatattataacaaaaataataaataaattatagtttatgatttatacctattaaaggAATAGGGATAAGTCCCATTGTATGCAGGAGTGCCACCCATGCTGTTATATCCACTGCTATAACTTTGCTCTGATGGAAGGTCACTAGTGGCTGGAGAAGGAGTGGTATAgtcataactataatttttataactatccGTTTTGGGCGGCAAAGATGGTTTCTCTTCCGTCTGAGGTTTAACAGAAGATTCTTCTTTGGGTTTACAAATTTTAACTGAACGTCGA
This is a stretch of genomic DNA from Acyrthosiphon pisum isolate AL4f chromosome A3, pea_aphid_22Mar2018_4r6ur, whole genome shotgun sequence. It encodes these proteins:
- the LOC100159159 gene encoding histone-lysine N-methyltransferase SETD1B-A, translating into MESYRKYSSRHHDSRHHNKHHRHRHRHHHYRYDEEEYESHRVHQRHHNHRSSDEDNEYEYNRNTSTRVEKPPSPMYHQPTRRPTTPPPPPPPPPPQTVSIIEKPKERNWKLLADPFLSKAVTKIYRYDGVLDPSLPELPNEDPRKTFKTFTLPIELPVPKFKLDRNYIGQRPEVEVTFSNLNDNIDKVFLTDLVVKFGKIELLQIFYHPVTKKHLGLAKIIFEEASSARHCVQRLNDTSVMGKVVSVFLDPFASKCKSMFDKMTEEKPKPMLEVPKSKPLPISNRDRRSVKICKPKEESSVKPQTEEKPSLPPKTDSYKNYSYDYTTPSPATSDLPSEQSYSSGYNSMGGTPAYNGTYPYSFNRYPCSVPPVPNNHWWGESSPIPPPLPSAPAPISVPAPAPASKLDSEAQSKLDLDTRIEMLLSGMSSQGASVESAFLSIVKKDPDDVSDIVEDTIDDDISLNLPPPPGDNDNQSDLDEEKISNDEETLPPLSNPPSPFLSKDVYIKCFETAAEQLKITREKEKLEAKSFLNNTIRNVINKNMHDSLHSDISSSDDEFMLGSSPKGNTPDDAMSLSSLSSRDEKIVENDPNIPPQYPPLPNYPPQGYYYPPHFNNHYGYQYFPYPPNYPYGPPLPRADFYEPKLSRDRPENKNYPAELRKNLMNAVLYELRVIIKRDLMKKMGTAVAFNALDQWWEEAERQSKSTSVTNEEPKSAQPAPNLNSILEAGTEGLETLALSGLGLGFRAAIPKMPSFRRKKKEPSPKKTNEQDDYGSDQEEMVITSDNEAKDIDDDEVTRPTFAERKRLGRDLFDSDSNSSTSEPSVHSSSEEESSDDSSSNEGSSDGFVWQNKLKKLCKTMTMDDFDRVRELTPTGNETPVEIDTLPSSDEEGSFVKYKRDDKALKRKIEDEHLDEEVEPKKRLLNGEKTPTEETPSGVFSDHSYCMPQQVYSPPPISDWETDIDINDKSKNVIIQPVINEQKIPEVFPKKIKQPLTVRDNNKIENTNQLIVQKHRDNQVKTKYFNKRDMVQEATVLFEFLTKGIDVEDINYLKQSYDSLLSNDTVHYWMNETHWVSHPVTAVSNQIPRKKKKDEWKVHDTGCGRTEGYYKVDSKQKANHKYHFGHTIAQLNRITELKRVKESTGKMLALSREARSNQRRLLTAFGATSDSDLLKFNVLKFRKKQLKFGKSAIHDWGLFAMESIAADEMVIEYVGQMVRPVVADLRERQYEATGIGSSYLFRIDLDTIIDATKCGNLARFINHSCNPNCYAKIIQIDGQKKIVIYSKQPIGVNEEITYDYKFPLEDNKIPCLCGTHCCRGTLN